In Nostoc sp. CENA543, a single genomic region encodes these proteins:
- a CDS encoding Rid family hydrolase, translated as MTKRITSTVNSLVTKFSRRNALLWLGGSGVATTLAVGTQGQALAKNNKDDDVTLINPPTLYNAPQNGYSHIAITPPNTRTVYISGQFGSDLQGNLVSSEFEPQLVKAFQNLRFALSAAGAQPEDVVKTTVLIVNHTQDKLIPLGREIAALWGFKVPANTLIPVPRLALDGMLFEIDAYAVIPEKGNRR; from the coding sequence ATGACTAAACGTATTACTAGCACCGTCAATTCATTGGTGACGAAATTTTCCCGAAGAAATGCTCTTTTATGGCTAGGCGGTAGTGGGGTAGCTACGACATTAGCAGTAGGAACACAAGGTCAAGCACTCGCAAAAAACAACAAAGATGATGATGTCACCTTAATAAATCCGCCGACTTTATATAATGCACCCCAAAATGGCTATAGTCATATTGCCATTACCCCACCCAATACCAGAACAGTTTATATTTCTGGTCAATTTGGTTCAGATTTACAAGGAAATCTTGTTTCTAGCGAATTTGAGCCACAGTTAGTCAAGGCTTTTCAGAACTTGCGTTTCGCCTTAAGTGCAGCTGGAGCGCAGCCAGAAGATGTAGTAAAAACCACTGTTTTAATAGTTAATCATACTCAAGATAAATTGATTCCTTTAGGACGTGAAATAGCGGCTTTATGGGGTTTTAAAGTACCGGCAAATACACTGATACCTGTTCCTAGACTAGCACTCGACGGAATGCTGTTTGAAATAGATGCTTATGCAGTGATTCCAGAAAAAGGGAATCGCAGGTAG
- a CDS encoding GNAT family N-acetyltransferase has product MIRPITPDDTTALIALAETTGLFQQEQLQTLGEMLADYFKGNSDSNHFWLTDDDNECLVGVAYCEIELMTNQTWNLQLIGIRPDYQGKGRGTKLLHYVEQTLTLRGGRMLLVETSGLPELKRTRAFYAKCGYEEEARIRDFYAAGDDKVVFRKILNAA; this is encoded by the coding sequence ATGATTCGACCGATTACGCCCGATGACACAACCGCACTAATTGCCCTAGCTGAAACAACAGGGCTATTCCAGCAAGAACAACTCCAGACACTCGGTGAAATGCTGGCTGATTACTTCAAAGGTAATAGTGACAGCAATCATTTTTGGCTCACTGACGATGATAACGAATGTCTGGTGGGGGTTGCCTACTGCGAGATAGAACTGATGACCAATCAGACCTGGAATCTGCAATTGATCGGCATCCGACCTGATTACCAGGGAAAAGGACGGGGTACGAAACTGCTGCATTACGTGGAACAAACGTTGACGTTGCGTGGTGGGCGTATGCTGCTGGTGGAAACATCAGGGCTACCGGAACTCAAGCGCACGCGGGCTTTCTACGCAAAGTGTGGCTACGAAGAAGAAGCGCGTATCCGTGATTTCTACGCTGCGGGTGATGATAAGGTCGTGTTCCGCAAAATATTAAATGCGGCGTAG
- the cysW gene encoding sulfate ABC transporter permease subunit CysW yields the protein MTTNKKPKVSQSRPKQKDSLVPTILIVIAIAYLALIQYIPAINVFVQAFSKGIEPFIENLHRTDFIAAAKLTLILALISVPLNTVFGLCAAWAIARHKFPGRAFVLSIIDLPFSISPVVAGLMIVLLYGRNGWFGPILQANDIKIIFGLPGMILATAFVSMPFVAREVIPVLEEFGQDQEEAARTLGANDWQIFWRVTLPGIRWGLLYGLILTNARAMGEFGAVSVVSGNIANVTQSLPLFVEEAYKQYETEAAFSAAVLLALLAVVTLILKEIVERKTRIKDVE from the coding sequence ATGACAACAAATAAAAAGCCTAAAGTTAGTCAATCCCGCCCCAAACAAAAAGATAGCTTGGTTCCCACAATTTTAATTGTGATTGCGATCGCCTATCTCGCGCTGATTCAATATATCCCGGCAATCAACGTTTTTGTTCAAGCTTTTAGTAAGGGGATAGAACCTTTTATTGAAAACCTCCACCGTACTGACTTTATCGCGGCGGCTAAATTAACCTTAATTTTGGCGTTGATTTCTGTCCCATTAAATACAGTATTCGGTTTATGTGCAGCGTGGGCGATCGCCCGCCATAAATTCCCCGGACGGGCTTTCGTGTTAAGTATCATTGACCTGCCTTTTTCCATCTCCCCAGTAGTTGCCGGTTTAATGATTGTTCTACTTTACGGGAGAAATGGCTGGTTTGGCCCGATTCTACAAGCCAATGACATCAAAATTATCTTCGGTTTGCCGGGGATGATCTTAGCTACCGCCTTTGTCAGTATGCCTTTTGTAGCCAGAGAAGTTATTCCTGTACTAGAAGAATTTGGTCAAGACCAAGAAGAAGCCGCCAGAACCCTGGGTGCAAATGATTGGCAGATATTTTGGCGCGTGACTCTACCTGGGATTCGTTGGGGTTTACTCTATGGTTTAATTTTGACCAATGCCAGAGCAATGGGTGAATTTGGTGCGGTTTCCGTGGTTTCTGGCAACATTGCTAACGTTACCCAAAGTTTACCTTTGTTTGTAGAAGAAGCCTACAAACAATACGAAACGGAAGCAGCATTTTCGGCGGCGGTGTTGTTAGCACTGCTTGCTGTTGTCACCTTGATCCTCAAAGAAATTGTAGAAAGGAAGACACGGATTAAGGATGTAGAGTAG
- the cysT gene encoding sulfate ABC transporter permease subunit CysT: protein MSPWQKFIRPVIQLPWTWRITLGYLTVMLFLPMAAMFLKASTEPPSRFWEIATSDLALATYNVTFVTSLLAALLNGIFGTLVAWVLVRYDFPLKRIIDATVDLPFALPTSVAGLTLATVYSDNGWIGSLLAPMGIKVSFTRLGVWVAMVFISLPFIVRTVQPVLQEMEIELEEAAWSLGASQWQTFWKVILPPLLPSILTGIALGFSRAVGEYGSTVIIASNTPFQDLIAPVLIFQRLEQYDYSGATVIGVVLLAISLILLIGINLLQAWTRRYDNK from the coding sequence ATTTCCCCTTGGCAAAAATTTATCCGTCCAGTGATACAACTTCCTTGGACATGGCGCATTACTTTGGGATATCTGACTGTGATGTTATTTCTCCCAATGGCGGCTATGTTTTTGAAAGCCAGCACAGAACCACCGTCTAGGTTTTGGGAAATTGCTACTAGTGATTTAGCTTTAGCAACTTATAACGTTACTTTTGTGACATCGTTGCTGGCTGCTTTACTCAATGGTATCTTCGGTACTTTGGTGGCTTGGGTGTTAGTGCGCTATGACTTCCCCTTAAAAAGAATTATAGATGCCACCGTAGATTTACCGTTTGCATTGCCTACTTCAGTAGCAGGTTTAACACTGGCAACGGTATACAGTGATAATGGCTGGATTGGTTCTTTGCTGGCACCAATGGGAATCAAAGTATCATTCACGCGCTTGGGTGTGTGGGTGGCGATGGTGTTTATTTCTCTACCTTTTATTGTGAGAACAGTGCAACCTGTACTCCAAGAAATGGAAATAGAACTGGAAGAAGCGGCTTGGTCTTTGGGTGCTTCCCAATGGCAAACTTTTTGGAAGGTGATTTTACCTCCTTTATTACCATCTATTTTGACGGGTATAGCTTTGGGTTTTTCCCGTGCGGTGGGTGAGTATGGTTCGACGGTAATTATTGCTTCTAATACACCGTTTCAAGATTTGATTGCACCTGTATTGATTTTCCAACGCTTAGAGCAGTATGACTATTCTGGTGCGACTGTGATTGGCGTGGTGTTATTAGCTATTTCCTTAATATTACTGATAGGAATCAACTTATTACAAGCTTGGACAAGAAGATATGACAACAAATAA
- a CDS encoding DUF5615 family PIN-like protein, translating into MSRKLVTHLADIFPNASHVQFYELVKKTDTEIWEFAQLNDFCIVTQDADLAEISRLYGYSLI; encoded by the coding sequence ATGAGCAGAAAATTAGTTACTCACTTGGCTGATATTTTTCCCAATGCTAGCCATGTACAGTTTTATGAACTAGTTAAGAAGACAGATACAGAGATTTGGGAGTTTGCTCAGTTGAACGATTTCTGCATTGTTACTCAAGATGCAGATTTGGCAGAAATAAGTCGATTGTATGGTTATTCATTGATTTGA
- a CDS encoding sulfate ABC transporter substrate-binding protein, with protein MTFTILSRLNLRLQPSLRRSSVLLVAVGLGVTTFTPISGTNSQTASANQKTQLISQRGKKVEITLVSYAVTKAAYEKIIPKFVAKWKREKGQDLVIRQSYGGSGSQTRAVIDGLDADVVALALALDTKKIEQAGLIQPGWEKEAPNNSIVTRSVVTIETRDGNPKKIQGWSDLAKPGIKVITANPKTSGGARWNFLALWGAIAKNGGSEAQALDFVTKVYRNVPVLPKDAREASDAFYKKGQGDVLLNYENEVILAAKQGQTSPSYIVPQVNISIDGPVAVVDRNVDKKGTREVSEAFVKFLFTPEAQREFADVGFRPVNASVSQEVSNKFPKVSKLYNVQSLGGWDAIQKKFFDDGAVFDKIQGGRR; from the coding sequence ATGACATTCACAATTTTATCAAGGCTGAATCTAAGATTGCAGCCATCTTTACGTCGTTCCTCAGTTTTATTAGTAGCTGTAGGTTTAGGTGTCACCACTTTCACACCTATTTCTGGGACAAATTCCCAAACTGCATCTGCTAATCAAAAGACACAATTAATTAGCCAAAGAGGAAAGAAAGTTGAAATTACTTTAGTTTCCTATGCTGTTACCAAGGCTGCTTATGAAAAAATCATTCCTAAGTTTGTCGCAAAGTGGAAGCGAGAAAAGGGTCAAGATTTAGTCATTCGACAAAGCTATGGTGGTTCTGGTTCTCAAACTCGCGCCGTTATCGATGGTTTAGACGCAGATGTTGTGGCTTTAGCACTGGCTTTAGATACTAAAAAGATTGAACAAGCAGGTTTAATTCAACCTGGCTGGGAAAAAGAAGCACCGAATAACTCCATCGTTACCCGTTCTGTAGTCACAATAGAAACAAGAGACGGGAATCCGAAAAAGATTCAAGGCTGGAGTGATTTAGCTAAACCAGGAATTAAGGTAATTACAGCTAACCCCAAAACTTCAGGTGGTGCGCGCTGGAATTTCTTGGCATTGTGGGGCGCGATCGCTAAAAATGGTGGTAGTGAAGCTCAGGCTTTAGATTTCGTGACTAAAGTCTATAGAAATGTACCTGTACTACCTAAAGATGCAAGGGAAGCGAGTGACGCGTTCTACAAAAAAGGACAAGGAGACGTATTGCTCAACTATGAAAACGAAGTCATCTTAGCTGCAAAACAAGGACAAACTTCACCTTCTTATATTGTTCCTCAAGTCAATATCTCCATTGATGGCCCAGTTGCAGTTGTAGACAGAAATGTTGATAAAAAAGGTACTCGCGAAGTTTCAGAAGCTTTTGTCAAGTTTCTATTTACCCCAGAAGCACAACGAGAATTCGCCGACGTTGGTTTTAGACCAGTTAACGCCAGTGTGAGCCAAGAAGTTAGCAATAAATTTCCTAAAGTATCCAAGCTTTACAATGTGCAGAGTTTGGGTGGTTGGGACGCTATACAGAAGAAATTCTTTGATGATGGTGCGGTCTTTGACAAAATTCAAGGCGGACGGCGTTAA
- a CDS encoding GH3 auxin-responsive promoter family protein, with amino-acid sequence MRPIIQLFGQILAPTARRFHQALDDPESMQISVQQEICDRLIASPYGKALGINSIADWERVPIVDYDALTPWMGNGEKHHTGELIPLTPEPILFYEKTSGSSGAVKWIPYTQSLRRSFNQMFCVWAHDLIVNGPKFSTGKLYACISPQLNQTNSPSLQDDLDYLDGWLRWFLRPWLVMPKGLNKLHDAQQFKHQLALALLQAETLEIISIWSPSFLEVHLKYIQENHELLRSELQGRISEYRLQLLRDNIPWTQLWPHLKLISCWDSANSADQAKGLRSLFPHVLIQGKGLLATEAPMTIPLIAAQGYVPVIDEVFFEFEDETGSLYKLHELCIGKEYTVILSQKGGLYRYRIGDRIRVTHWYRHTPCLEFLGRHPAVSDLVGEKLHESFVHQVLNSLNLSGNHFKSLVPVAQPPHYILLLDTAQETPEIIAQKLDTALSQSHHYYRARSLGQLATPKVFISPQMPELLSLHRAQNGRIWGGIKHPILATSPISGELLQKLGFHGL; translated from the coding sequence ATGCGTCCGATTATTCAGCTTTTTGGGCAAATACTCGCACCCACGGCGCGACGGTTTCATCAAGCATTGGATGACCCTGAATCAATGCAGATATCTGTGCAGCAGGAAATTTGCGATCGCCTAATTGCAAGTCCATACGGCAAAGCCTTGGGAATTAATTCCATCGCAGATTGGGAACGTGTTCCTATTGTTGATTACGACGCACTCACACCTTGGATGGGTAATGGCGAAAAACATCACACAGGTGAATTAATTCCCCTCACACCTGAGCCTATTTTGTTCTATGAAAAAACCTCTGGTAGTAGTGGGGCAGTAAAATGGATTCCCTACACGCAATCTTTGCGGCGGTCATTTAATCAAATGTTTTGCGTCTGGGCGCATGATTTAATTGTGAATGGGCCAAAATTCTCCACAGGTAAGCTTTACGCCTGTATTTCGCCACAGTTAAATCAAACTAATTCTCCATCTTTACAAGATGATTTAGATTATCTTGATGGTTGGTTGCGGTGGTTTTTGCGTCCTTGGTTGGTGATGCCAAAGGGATTAAATAAATTACATGATGCACAACAGTTTAAACATCAGTTAGCTTTGGCATTATTACAAGCTGAGACACTAGAAATTATCTCAATTTGGAGTCCGAGTTTTTTAGAAGTACATTTAAAATATATTCAAGAAAATCACGAGTTATTGCGAAGCGAATTACAAGGAAGAATATCAGAATATCGCCTGCAACTATTGAGAGACAATATCCCCTGGACGCAACTGTGGCCACATTTAAAGCTGATTTCTTGCTGGGATAGTGCTAACTCCGCCGACCAAGCTAAGGGATTGCGATCGCTCTTTCCCCATGTCTTAATTCAAGGTAAGGGACTGCTAGCTACTGAAGCCCCAATGACAATTCCCTTAATTGCAGCGCAAGGATATGTTCCAGTTATAGATGAGGTGTTTTTTGAGTTTGAGGATGAAACTGGCTCTCTGTATAAATTACACGAACTCTGCATTGGCAAAGAATATACAGTCATCCTATCCCAAAAAGGCGGATTATATCGCTATCGTATCGGCGATCGCATCCGCGTAACTCATTGGTATCGTCATACACCTTGCTTAGAATTTCTGGGACGACATCCAGCAGTCAGCGATTTAGTCGGCGAAAAGTTACATGAAAGCTTTGTCCATCAAGTTTTAAATAGCCTGAATTTATCAGGGAATCATTTTAAAAGTTTAGTTCCCGTCGCCCAACCACCACATTATATTCTCTTGCTAGATACAGCCCAAGAAACACCAGAAATTATTGCTCAAAAATTAGATACGGCTTTATCTCAATCACATCATTATTATCGAGCGCGATCGCTCGGTCAACTTGCAACCCCAAAAGTTTTTATCTCCCCACAAATGCCTGAACTTTTATCATTGCATCGCGCTCAAAATGGTCGTATTTGGGGAGGCATTAAGCATCCTATTCTGGCAACATCACCCATTAGCGGTGAACTGTTACAAAAGCTTGGTTTTCATGGATTGTAA
- a CDS encoding DUF5615 family PIN-like protein, whose protein sequence is MRFLANENFPLDAVEALRQNGHDIAWIRIDSPGISDPEVLNRAQAENRIILTFDKDFGELAFRSKLPAMAGIIKSE, encoded by the coding sequence ATGCGTTTCCTTGCTAACGAAAACTTCCCCCTCGATGCAGTCGAAGCACTACGACAAAATGGACATGATATAGCTTGGATTAGGATAGATTCACCTGGTATTTCTGACCCGGAAGTTTTAAATCGCGCCCAAGCAGAAAACCGTATTATCTTAACCTTTGACAAAGACTTTGGTGAACTGGCTTTTCGTTCCAAATTACCTGCTATGGCTGGTATAATAAAATCAGAATGA
- a CDS encoding phosphatase PAP2 family protein → MNGYFSHHSHQQDLIQAIHTSVKGRGRFKVKGLHQSEFLAKHIELCLIKAENIVQVRANHLTGNVLVIFHPDCSHSAIASRLQDVVLDYSKATKTLPITTVTAPVQPQLNELNNQLILGSAAATTLMLSSGILYQYGLDEGILLGLQKLHNPLLDAIIKGVTFLGEPTFFLGICSALGMNLWQNQRQREAKALGLATIGAVVLNGLFKELFRRARPTLWDYIVNAVHYSFPSGHAMVSTAVYGCIGYILAKEFPQWRKQILTSTTVLILAIGFSRLYLGVHWPTDVLAGYAAGLLWLIVCILYLEWEQKSSFTDNFQQILPELN, encoded by the coding sequence ATGAACGGGTATTTTAGTCATCATTCCCATCAGCAGGATTTAATCCAAGCTATACACACATCTGTCAAAGGTAGAGGCAGATTTAAAGTCAAAGGGCTACATCAGTCGGAATTCTTGGCGAAACACATTGAATTATGCCTGATCAAAGCAGAAAACATTGTGCAAGTGCGTGCTAACCATTTAACAGGAAATGTGTTGGTGATTTTTCATCCTGATTGTAGCCATAGTGCGATCGCTTCTCGACTTCAAGATGTGGTTTTAGATTACAGCAAAGCTACTAAAACTCTTCCCATTACCACAGTTACAGCACCCGTTCAACCACAATTAAACGAACTCAACAATCAATTAATCTTAGGTTCTGCGGCTGCTACTACTCTGATGTTAAGTAGTGGGATTTTATATCAATATGGTTTAGATGAAGGCATTTTATTAGGGCTACAAAAGCTACACAATCCCCTACTGGATGCCATCATTAAGGGTGTGACTTTTTTGGGAGAGCCAACATTTTTCCTAGGAATTTGTTCAGCATTAGGAATGAATCTTTGGCAAAACCAACGCCAGCGCGAAGCTAAGGCTTTAGGTTTAGCAACAATCGGTGCAGTGGTTTTAAATGGGTTGTTTAAAGAATTATTTAGAAGAGCGCGTCCCACACTTTGGGATTATATTGTCAATGCAGTTCACTATAGTTTTCCTAGCGGTCATGCAATGGTTTCTACCGCAGTTTATGGCTGCATTGGCTATATTTTAGCGAAAGAGTTTCCCCAATGGCGTAAGCAGATTTTAACTTCGACGACAGTTTTAATTTTGGCAATTGGTTTTAGTAGACTTTATTTGGGAGTGCATTGGCCGACGGATGTTTTAGCTGGATATGCTGCCGGTTTATTATGGCTGATTGTTTGTATTCTCTATTTAGAATGGGAGCAAAAATCTAGTTTCACAGATAATTTTCAGCAGATATTACCAGAGTTAAATTAA
- a CDS encoding DUF433 domain-containing protein: MDWQTRITLDPNILVGKPIIKGTRLAVEFIIDLLAQGWTTDEILRNYPGITIMDIQACLSYASDALKSEKVYAIPV; encoded by the coding sequence ATGGACTGGCAAACTCGAATAACTCTCGACCCAAATATTTTAGTTGGTAAACCCATCATCAAGGGAACACGACTAGCTGTTGAATTTATCATTGACCTTCTTGCTCAAGGCTGGACTACTGATGAAATTCTTCGTAATTATCCAGGTATTACCATTATGGATATCCAAGCCTGTCTCAGTTATGCCAGTGATGCTCTCAAATCTGAAAAAGTTTACGCTATTCCTGTATAA
- a CDS encoding sulfate ABC transporter substrate-binding protein yields the protein MSLWQRPFQQLRLTIKQTKNHFRFRFSSVKGFVSLMIVGAMLSVTLAACSGGSETNATGEAPTANPVAANKQNVELTLVSFAVTKAAHEAIIPKFVKKWQQEHNQTVTFRQSYGGSGSQTRAVIDGLEADVVHLALALDTQKIEKAGLISPGWEKEVPNDGIVSKSVAAIITRSGNPKGIKNWTDLARDDVKLITADPKTSGIARWNFLALWNAAIKTGSDDAKAQEFVTKVYKNVPILTKDAREATDAFAKQGQGDALINYENEVILAQQKGEKLDYIIPEVNISIDNPIAVVDKNVDKHGNREVAEAFVKFLYTPEAQQEFVKLGFRPVDETLAQTKEVKDKFPSVKTLGTVQELGGWQTIDKKFFADGGVFDQVQASIKR from the coding sequence ATGAGTTTGTGGCAGCGACCCTTCCAACAATTACGACTAACTATTAAACAGACCAAAAACCACTTCAGATTTAGATTTAGTTCCGTCAAAGGCTTTGTATCACTGATGATAGTAGGGGCAATGTTGAGTGTTACCCTTGCAGCCTGCTCTGGTGGTAGTGAGACAAATGCTACTGGCGAAGCACCTACAGCCAACCCTGTGGCTGCCAACAAACAGAACGTGGAACTTACCCTAGTTTCCTTTGCTGTCACCAAAGCCGCCCACGAAGCCATTATTCCTAAATTTGTCAAAAAGTGGCAACAAGAACATAACCAGACTGTCACCTTCAGACAAAGTTATGGCGGTTCTGGTTCTCAAACGCGTGCTGTCATCGATGGTTTAGAAGCGGATGTCGTTCACTTAGCACTAGCACTAGACACCCAAAAAATCGAAAAAGCGGGATTAATTTCTCCAGGTTGGGAAAAAGAAGTTCCTAATGATGGCATCGTATCCAAATCAGTAGCAGCCATCATTACTCGTTCTGGCAACCCCAAAGGCATCAAAAATTGGACAGACTTAGCCAGAGATGACGTGAAGCTAATTACTGCTGACCCCAAAACTTCTGGAATTGCCCGTTGGAACTTCTTGGCTCTATGGAATGCTGCCATTAAAACTGGTAGTGATGATGCCAAAGCCCAAGAATTTGTCACGAAAGTCTACAAAAACGTACCAATTCTCACCAAAGATGCCAGAGAAGCCACAGACGCATTTGCCAAACAAGGCCAGGGAGACGCTTTAATTAACTACGAAAACGAAGTCATTTTGGCACAGCAAAAAGGTGAGAAACTAGACTACATCATTCCTGAAGTTAACATTTCTATCGACAATCCTATTGCTGTTGTTGATAAAAACGTTGATAAACACGGTAACAGAGAAGTAGCAGAAGCTTTTGTCAAATTTCTCTACACACCAGAAGCACAACAAGAGTTTGTCAAATTAGGATTTAGACCAGTAGATGAAACATTAGCTCAAACTAAAGAAGTCAAAGATAAGTTTCCCTCAGTTAAAACTTTGGGTACTGTTCAAGAATTAGGCGGTTGGCAAACAATTGATAAAAAGTTCTTTGCTGATGGCGGTGTGTTTGACCAAGTGCAAGCAAGTATTAAAAGATAG